The DNA segment ACGATGGGCGTACCCCGGAGCAACACGCCGAACGTGCTGACGGCGCCGCTGAGCCGACCGGAACCGTATACTTCGATCGCGCCGGCAGGAAACCCGGCCAGGAAACCCAGCGAGAGGCTCGTGATCGTCAGCAGGACCGTCACGACCGTCCCCGCCAGCAGGTACTCCCAGTTGGCGGCGACGAACGCCCAGTCGCCGGCCTGCAGCGCGGTGTCGATCGGAGTCGCGGCCTGCAGCACAGTGTCGATCGGAGTCGCGGCCTGCAGCGCGGTGTCGATCATCGGTCTTATTCGAACCACTCGGCGACGAGGTCGTCGTACGTGCCGTCATCGCGTATTTCGGCGAGCGCGTCGTTGATGTCACCGATCCGGTCGTCGTCCTGACGCATCCCCATGCCGAACTGTTCGCCCGTCTCGATGACGAACGCGACCGAGACGTCCCGTCCGGCGGCGAAGTTGTTCGCGACGGGCTGGTCGACCACGACTGCGTCGACGTTACCGGCTTCGAGGTCTTCGACAGCCAGCACGTAGTTGTTGTACCGCTTGAGTGCGTCTTCGGCGATCACGCCCTCGTTGCGGAGCCGCTCGGTCTCGCTTTCGCCGGTCGTCCCCTTCTGCGCGCCCACGCGGGCCCCGTCGAGGTCGCTTTCGCCCTCCGGCTGGAAGTCACCGTCCGACTGGACGAGCACCGACTGATTCGATTCCCAGTACGGATCGGTGAACGCGATCTGTTCTTTTCGATCCGGGTTGATCGTCATTCCCGCCGCGATGAGATCGATGTCGTTGTTGTTCAGCGAGGGGATGAGCGAGCTGAACTTGAGATCCGACCAGTCGCCGACCTCGTAGCCGGCTCGGTCGATCGCCTCCTCGGCCAGGTCGATATCGAAACCGACGATCTCCCCGTCCTCCTCGTATTCGAACGGCGCGAACGCCGCGTTGGTCCCGGGTACGATCGTGTCGTCGTTGCCGCCCGAACAGCCCGCGATCGTAGCCGAGACACCGACCGCCCCGACCGTCTTGAGATACGCGCGGCGGTCCATGCTGAATCTGTGAGCCATATCCACGGATTCGTGGTCTCAGTGTTGAACGTTTCGAGCTATCTCGTATGATCGTTCGTTCACTTCCGGACAGCGAAGCGTCCAAAGCTGGCAGTTTTGAGGATCCGATCCTAAACGTGGCTATGACAACGATCGGAGTCGTCGGCGCCGGCGCGGCGGCCGCGGCCGCGACGTACGTGATCGACCGGGCGATCGAGGACGCCGAAGTGACGGTGCTCGAAAAGTCAGGCGGCCTCTGCGGTCGGGCAGCCACCCGTCGGCAGGGTCCGGTCTCCTACGATTACGGCGCGAACTACCTCAAAGACGACGATCCCCGGGTAACCGAGCTGCTCACCGAGACCATCGACGCGGACGGGTTAGTCGACACGCGGGGCCCGATCTACGCCTACGAGGCCGACGGCGAGATCGGGCCCGGGAGGGATAGCGACGGCCACAAGTGGAGCTACGAGGCGGGTCTGACCCAGATCGCAAAGCGGCTGCTCGGACGAACCGACGCGACAATCCACCGGAACACCCGTGTCGAAACAATCCACCGTGAGGGCAAGCGGTGGCGGCTCACCGACACCGACGGGACGTCGTGGGGGCCATTCGACGTACTCGTCGTCAACCCGCCGGCCCCACAGACGGCCGAACTCCTGCGGACGGCCGACTGGGACGATCCCCTGCGCGAGGACCTCTCTGAGGCGATCGACGCCGTCCCCTACCGGAGCGTCTGGACGGCCATCCTGCATTACCCGTTCGAGCAGGATCGGCCCTACTACGCGGTCATCAACACCGACGACGAACACGAGATCGGCTGGGTCGCCCGCGAGGAGTGCAAGCCGGGCCACGTCCCCGACGGCGAGTCGCTACTGGTCGTCCAGGCCGGCCAGGACTGGTCGGCGCGACACTTCGAACGCGACGCCGAGACCAACGTCGCCGAACTGATCGATCTCACCGCGGACCTGCTGGACGATGACCGACTCCGAGAGCCCGACTGGACCGACCACCAGGGGTGGCGATACGCCCTGCCGGACGACGCCGTCAGGCAGGGACCGCTGGATTCCGCGGCCGAAGAGCACGACCTGTACTTCGTCGGCGACTGGATCCCCGGCGAGGCACGGCTCCACGCGGCGCTGCGGAACGGACTCGACACCGGCGAGCAACTCGTCTACCGGCTGTCAGACTGACCGTATCAATCCTCACGGCCAGTGACCTTCCGGATACACGAGGAGCCAAAGGGGCCGAGCTCGCCGGTCTCGAACTGGATGAAATAGCCGGTCGACAGCGACGAGCCACAGCGACGACACTCGAAGTCACCCTCCCGTGAGACGACCTGGCTCTCGAAGCGGACGAACGAACCGGACCGCGTGCGGATTAGCCCGTCCTCGCGCTCGATGACCCCGCGTAGCTCGGCCGTGTCGAGGATCTCCCGGGTGAGATAGGGGTCGGTCGTGATGGTTTCGAGGCGGTCGATCGCCTCGGCGACCGACAGCGACTCGTCTTCGAGGTGGGCGAGCAGCGTCACGCCGAGTTCCACGGGATTGCTGTCCACACCGGCCCAACGGCCGGCGTGCGCAAGAAAGACACGACCACAAGGCGTATTTCGGTGGCCGGCACACCGTCAGGTAATGGACCGGCAGGTGCGGATCCAACTCGCGGGCGGGCTGGCGCTGGCGGCGACCGGCGCCCTCGGCATGCTCGTGGTCACGCCCGAACGGGCGCTCGGGTCGCTGCTGGCACTTGCCGAACGGCCGGGGCTGTTCGCGCTCGCGCTGGTCGTGTTGTACGGCGTCCGCTCGCTGGTGCTGTGGCCCATCTCGGCGCTATCGCTGCTCGTCGGGTTCGTCTACGGGCCAGCAGTGGGGATCCCGGTCGGCCTGGCCGGGGCTGTCTACACCTGTCTACCGCCGTACCTGCTCGCCCGGTACGCACCGCGAGAACGGGGGCCGCTCGCGCGGCTGCACGCCCTCGGCCGCTCGGCAGTCGACGTGACGGGCGATTTCCGCGGACTGATCGCCGCGCGCCTGCTGCCCCTGCCCGCCGACGGCGTCTCCTACGCGGCCGGGCTGACAGGGGTGCCCGTCGGACGCTACGCGCTCGGAACGCTCCTCGGCGAGACGCCGTGGGTGGTCGCGACCGTGCTGGCCGGCGCGTCGATGCGGACGTTCGCGCTCGAACGCGCCGGATCGACGCTGTCGCTGCTGCTGGCGGCGACGCTGCTTGGAGTGGTGCTCGTGAGTGGGCCCGCCTATCGGCGCCTCCGCCAGCGTGGCATATTTGAGGGGGCGACAGTCGATCAGTAGAACGTATCCGCACAGTCGAAGACGACGCCGTGTGCCGGACAGACGTACTTGCAGTGGCGACGATACATCGATCGGTCACACTGCGGACACGGCCGCCCGCCCGAATCAGTCATACATCTGCGTTCCGCAGGAGCGGGCTTGATCGTTGTGCTCGAAGCGGTGCTTTCCGGGAAATTAGCTAGGGAGTGTCAGCACTCGCTCCAGCCGCAGTTCTCGCAGGTCTTGCAGCCCTCGGAGTAGTACAGTGACATCGACCCACACTCGGGACACTCGGGGCTTTCGCCCTTGTCGATCAGTTCCTGCTGATCGCCGGTGGTCGTCTCCTGGGCGGCCGCCGCCCCGCCGTCAGTCGAGCGGGATTCGGTAGGCACTTCGGCCTCGCCCTCTTCGACCTCGTCCTCGAGTTCGGTGAGGTTCTGCTGCTGGGGATAGGCGCGCTCGATGTCGTCGTCGAGATACCGGCGCATCGCGGTGCCGATGGCGTCCGGGATTGACTGGATCTGCTCGCCTTTGTCCCAGGCGACCTTCGGCGAGCGGATGCCCTGGAGTTCGTCGGCGATCTCGTCGGGATCGACGCCGCTGCGTAGTGCCGTCGAGATCGTCTTGGCGAGCGCTTCGGTGAACGAGGCGGTGAAGCCGCCCGAGTTGCCGATGTTGGCGAACAGTTCGAACGGTCGGCCATTCTCGTCCTCGTTGATGTTGACGTACAGCTTCCCGTAGCCGGTGTCGATCCGCTGGGTGACGCCGTGGAGCACGTCCGGCCGCGAGCGCTTCTGCGCGTACTCGTCCACATCGCCGTCAGCGACATCGAGAATCTCCGCGATGGACTCGTCCAGCGCCGCCTGGACCTCCTCGCTCTCGAGGAAGCCCTCGATGCCGTCGAAGACCTCCTCGATCCGCGCGACGATCTCACCCTCGTCCATGTCGGCGAATTCGGCGTTCTGGGCGCGCGTGGTCAGCACCTGCTTGGAGCGGGTGCCGTCGCGGTAGTAGGTGACGCCCTTGCCGCCGTGCTCGTAGATGTACTCGAAGGCCTCCTTGGCGTCCTCGATGGTCGAGTCGTTGGGCGCGTTGACGGTCTTGGAAATCGCCGAGTCCACGCCGTCTTGGAGCGCACACTGGATCGAAGCGTGCTGTTTGGGGTCCAGGTCGCCAGTGGTGACGAACAACTCGCCGATGGCGTCGGGTACCGTCGTGAGACCGTCGATGCCGTCGAACTCGTTTGCGGCCATCTGCTCTTGGGCCTCCTTCTTGACGGCCTCGACGTCGAGGTCGTTCTCCTCCAGCGTCCGGAGGAAGTAATCGTCGAACTCCACGAGCATCTCATCGCCCTGCACGTCGTCGGAGACGTTCTTGTAGTAGGCGACGTTGTAGATGGGCTCACAGCCGCCAGTGGTGTTGCCGACCATCGAAGTCGTCCCCGTCGGGGCGATGGTCGTCGTGTTGTGGTTACGGATCGGGAATCCGTCTTCCCACTCCGCGGGATCGAGACCGGTGTGGTGCTCGAACCAGTCGGCGTATTCGGTAGGATCGGCGTACTTCGATTTCTCCCACTCGTCGAACGTGCCGCGCTCTTCGGCGAGTTCGTGTGAGGCCCACTTCGATTCGTGGTTGATGTGGACCATCAGCCGGTTGGCGATCTCGTTCGCCGGTTCGGTGCCGTACTGGACGCCCAGCTGGACGTACAGCTGTGCCAGGCCCATGATTCCCAGTCCGATCTTGCGCATCTCTCGGACCTTCTGCTCGATCTCCGGGACGGGGAAGTCGGACATCGTGACGACGTCTTCGAGGAACCGGGTCCCCATCTCGATGCGGTGATCGAACGCGTCCCAGTCGACGGCCCCCTCCAGGAACGCCTCGACGGCCTCGTCCGTCGAGTCGTACTCGTCGGCGTGAGCCGCCGACCAGACTCGCCAGTCGGGTGCATCCTCGTCGACGAGCGTCGAGAGGTTGATGTGTCCGAGGTTGCAGGCCTCGTACTCCTCCAGCGGCTGCTCGCCGCAGGGATTTGTTGCAAGCATTCGGTGGTCTGGATTTTTATCCACATCGAACGAATGTTCCTCGTTTGCGCGTTCGAGGTAGACGACGCCGGGTTCGCCGTTCTCGTGTGCGCCCTGAATGATGTGGTCCCAGAGCTCCGCAGCGGGAACCGACAGTTCCTCGCCGACCTCCACGTACTCGCCGAGGCCGAACATGTCGTACAGCTCCTTGGTTTCCTCGGTCGTGACGTGGGGTTCGCCCGTTCGAGGGTTGGTGAAGGTGAATTCCTCGCCTGCCTTCAACGCCTCCATAAAGTCGTCGGTGATCCCGACGGAGATATTGAAATTCGACAGATGGCCTTCGACGGCGTTGCGGAGATGTTCGGGGACCTTCCCGTCCTCGTCAATCAACTCGCGGGCCTCTTCGAGGGCGTCCTCGAAGGAGTTGTGGGTGAAGTCGTCGGGGTCGTTCAGCCGCAGCGTCTCCGCAAGCGAGACGTCCTTGTTCTTCGCGTGGATGAACTGGATGACATCCGGATGGGAGACCCGCATGACGCCCATCTGAGCACCGCGCCGAGCACCGCCCTGGGCGATGGTCTCACACATCTGGTCGTAGGTCCGCATAAACGTGATCGGACCGGAGGCGATCCCGCCGGTCGAGCCGACGGCGTCGCCGTACGGGCGCAGCTTCCAGAAGGCATAGCCCATGCCACCGCCGCTCTGGAACACCTGTGCGGCCTCCTTTGCGGTCTGGTGGATGTCGTCGATATCGTCCTCGGGGGAGTCGACGAAGCAGGCCGACAGTTGCTGGAGTTCGTCGCCGGCGTTCATCAGTGTCGGCGAGTTCGGCATGAAGGAGAGGTGCTCCATCATGTCCTGGTACTCCGTGGCGACGGATTCGACGTGTTCGCGGATCTCCACGGGAAGCTCGGGGACGATCGTCTCGTAGGCGAACTTGTTGACGTTGTACCGCGTCAGCGTCGTCTCGGCGTCGTCGTCGACGGAAGTCCCCTTCCCGAAGACCTCCTCGGCGAGCTCGTCCCGGCGGGGATGGTCGGGTTTAAGCTGGTCAGGGGTGACCGTGATCTCGGTGTCTTCCTTGCGAGCCTCGAAGACGGCCTCCGCCAGTGCGACGTTTTTCGCGACGCGTTCGAAGAGATCGTCCTGGGACTCGATCAGGTCGCCATCGGCGTCTTTCCGGAGGTAGCGAGCAGGGAGAATATTGTGATAGGCGTTGGCGGTGAGTCGCTCCTCCAGGGTGTCGCCTGTCGTGCGCTTGATCGGCAGCGAGATCTCGTCCGCGGAGAGGTCCGGCTGGCTCACGCGTCAGCCCCCCTGACGATGTCGCCCCGTCGTCGGTCGATACGTCCGGCGAAATGCGTACTCGTTTGTATCATTTGTAGCGGAAATCTGTTACTCGCCGATGCCACATTAAGGCGTCGGCTCCGTTACGTCGGTGTTTTCTCCGTCAGCACAGATGTCACTATTCATAACTTTCTCGGCCGCAGTGACGCCTGGTGGGTACTCCGCGTACGCTCGTATGGAATGTGTGGATCCTATTAATGGTGTCTAAACCGAAGTGAAAGTGAAATCCGGCGGAATCGATTCCGACGTTATCCGGCGGTCCCCAGGCGAAACGGAACGGTGTTTTCAGGTGGAGAGTGCCGTCAGCACCGGCGTGAGAGCCACAACAGAGCGCTACTCGGTATTGGTCGCGCTCCAGGTGTGTACGATGGTGCAGGCGGCGACCGTTGCCAGCAGACCGAGGAGTACGAGCTGGATTGCCCACGTCTATAGTCCGAAGAGCTACCAAGAATACCACAACAGGAGAGTACGGATGCGCACGGCTTTTGATTACGACAGCGTCGCGGACGCCGTCACAGCCGAGTGCTGCGCGACTGCGTCGTGTCGAGTTCGGCCACATCCGAGAGCGCCTGCTGACCGAGCCGTTTCATCGCCCGCCGGATCCTGGCAGAGACCGCCTGATCGGAGACGCCAAGTTCGTCGGCCAGTTCGACCATCGTCGTCCGTCGCGGCACGTCGAAGTATCCGCGCTCCAGCGCGAGGGCGATCGTCTGGCGCTGGCAGGGAGTGAGCAACGCACTCGTCTGTCCGCCGGCCGATTCATGGACAACGCGTTCGATCGAAATCGACACGTCTTGCTCGGAACAGCGTCGCTGAAAGTGATTGACGTCGTCGTGTGTGTCAAATCGGAGGTCGAAGTACCACCGGTTCGCGACCCCCCTGGCTCGCAGCACGGCGGCGTCAACCTCGCCGAGACACCGCAAGAACGGATCGGTCTTTGGCTGCCAGTTGACACGATACAGGCACTCCCCGTTTTCGCGCTGCAGGAAGCGGAACGACTCGGCAATCGAATGGCGCTGCATCGCTCCTTCGAAGGTTGCCTGATCAGGCACGTTCACCCACACGTACGAGAACAATCCGTCACCGATCGGCACGACCCGGTCGAATCGAATCCGGATCTCGGGGGCGATATCCAGAAGGCTCCCGAATGAGAGATCCGAACCCGGAATCGAAAGCTCCAGGACGATACTCATCGTTCACCCGCTGTTGACCCCCCGATGAACTGACGGCGGTTCGGCACATCAAATACCGAATTCAGTGCTGTTCTCCCCATCCCATTGTCAACTGGACACACGCATTAGTTATAAATCCTATAGTTCCGGCGAACCTCTCACCTAGTCAGCGCCTCGCTACTGCCGACGAGCGACGACATCCAGGAAATTGCGGATCAGATCGTGCCCGACCGCAGTCAGGACGGACTCGGGGTGGAACTGGACCGCTTCGAGGGGATACTCGCGGTGGCGAATCCCCATAACGAGTTCAGTACCGTCGTCGGTCTCGGTGGTCGCCGTTACCTCGAAGGAGTCGGGCACGTCAGTCGCGATCAGCGAGTGATAGCGTCCGCCCTGGAATCCCTGATCGAGGCCCGCGAACACGCCGTCGCCGTCGTGGTCGATCGGGAACGCCTTGCCGTGGATCGGGTCGGGCGCGCGACCGACCGAACCGCCGTAGGCATAGACGGCCGTCTCCAGGCCGAGGCAGACGCCCAGCGTCGGCACCTCGGGGCTGATCTCTCTGAGGACATCAGCGGAGACACCGACATCGCGGTCGTTTTTCGGATGGCCGGGCCCGGGAGAGATGACGATCGCGTCGGGATCGACCGAACGGACCTCCGCCAGGGAGGCGGTGTTGCGGAGTACCTCGGTCTCGGCGTGCTCGCTGGTGTACTCGACGAGGTTGTAGGTGAACGAATCGAAGTTGTCGATGAACAGCACCTGTGCGCCCTCGGCGGTGGTCGCGCTCATACGATACCCTCCCCGGACTCGGCCCGAATCGTCTCGATAGCGTCGATGACTCCCTGCATCTTGTTTTCGGTCTCCTCGTACTCGCGTGCGGGCACTGAGTCGGCGACGATCCCGGCCCCGGCCTGGACGGTGATCCGGTCAGCCGTAGCGGTGTCGGCGGCTTTCGATGGGGTCGTGGCGGCGTCTCCCGACGTGTCCGCAGTGGCAGGTACCGGCTGATCGGCCTCGATCGTCGCCGAGCGGATGACGATCGCGAAGTCGGCGTCGCCGTCCCAGGAGACGTAGCCGACGCCACCGCCGTACAGCCCGCGCGGCGCGCGCTCGAGATCGTCGATGATCTCCATCGCACGGATCTTCGGTGCACCCGAAAGTGTCCCGGCCGGGAACGTCGCCCGGACTGCGTCGAAGGCATCGGACTCCCCTGCCAGAGTACCCGTCACTGTCGATTCGATGTGCTGGACGTGGCTGTATTTCAGGACGTTCATAAACTCCTCGACGCGAACCGATCCCGGTTCGGCGACTCGCCGAACGTCGTTGCGGCCGAGGTCGACGAGCATCGTGTGTTCGGCCCGTTCTTTGCCGTCGGCCAGCATCTCGCCGGCCAGGCGGCGATCCTCGACGGGGCTCGTCCCTCGCGGGCAGGTGCCCGCGATCGGGTTGACCATCACGCGATCACCGTCGACCGAAACCAGCGTCTCCGGACTGGCACCGACGACGGTCAACTCGTCGTGGTCGAGCAGGTACATGTACGGCGAGGGATTGATCGAACGCAACGCGTCGTACAACCCGAGCGGATCGACGTCGCCGTACAGCTCCCGCTTGCGGGAGATGACGCCCTGGTAGATGTCGCCGTCCAGCACCGACTCTTTAGCCGAGCGGACGGCGTCCTCGTACTCGTCCTGTGGGCCCGCAGTCGCCGCTCGCTGATCGAACCCGTCGGTCGAGAGATCGGCCGCGTCCGCGAGCAGGTTTCCGACCCGGTCGGCCTCGGCCGCGAGTTCGTCGTACCGAGCGGCTGCGTCGTGGCCGGGCCCCAAAAGCGGCGTCGCCACGAGCGAGACGGTCTCCTCTGCGTGGTCGAACACGAGCGTCTTGGTCGTGAGGACGAACTGGGCGTCGGGGAACCGCGAATCGGGCCGGTCGAGTCCGACCTCGTCGAGCCAGAGGTCGTAGACGGCGTCGTAGGCCAGAAATCCGACGAGCCCGCCTTCCAGTAGCTGGCGGTCGTGCTCGGGGAACCCCCGGAGCTCGGCGTCGGGCAGACACGCACGGAGA comes from the Halapricum desulfuricans genome and includes:
- a CDS encoding basic amino acid ABC transporter substrate-binding protein, producing the protein MAHRFSMDRRAYLKTVGAVGVSATIAGCSGGNDDTIVPGTNAAFAPFEYEEDGEIVGFDIDLAEEAIDRAGYEVGDWSDLKFSSLIPSLNNNDIDLIAAGMTINPDRKEQIAFTDPYWESNQSVLVQSDGDFQPEGESDLDGARVGAQKGTTGESETERLRNEGVIAEDALKRYNNYVLAVEDLEAGNVDAVVVDQPVANNFAAGRDVSVAFVIETGEQFGMGMRQDDDRIGDINDALAEIRDDGTYDDLVAEWFE
- a CDS encoding NAD(P)/FAD-dependent oxidoreductase; the protein is MTTIGVVGAGAAAAAATYVIDRAIEDAEVTVLEKSGGLCGRAATRRQGPVSYDYGANYLKDDDPRVTELLTETIDADGLVDTRGPIYAYEADGEIGPGRDSDGHKWSYEAGLTQIAKRLLGRTDATIHRNTRVETIHREGKRWRLTDTDGTSWGPFDVLVVNPPAPQTAELLRTADWDDPLREDLSEAIDAVPYRSVWTAILHYPFEQDRPYYAVINTDDEHEIGWVAREECKPGHVPDGESLLVVQAGQDWSARHFERDAETNVAELIDLTADLLDDDRLREPDWTDHQGWRYALPDDAVRQGPLDSAAEEHDLYFVGDWIPGEARLHAALRNGLDTGEQLVYRLSD
- a CDS encoding DUF5830 family protein, whose translation is MDSNPVELGVTLLAHLEDESLSVAEAIDRLETITTDPYLTREILDTAELRGVIEREDGLIRTRSGSFVRFESQVVSREGDFECRRCGSSLSTGYFIQFETGELGPFGSSCIRKVTGRED
- a CDS encoding TVP38/TMEM64 family protein codes for the protein MDRQVRIQLAGGLALAATGALGMLVVTPERALGSLLALAERPGLFALALVVLYGVRSLVLWPISALSLLVGFVYGPAVGIPVGLAGAVYTCLPPYLLARYAPRERGPLARLHALGRSAVDVTGDFRGLIAARLLPLPADGVSYAAGLTGVPVGRYALGTLLGETPWVVATVLAGASMRTFALERAGSTLSLLLAATLLGVVLVSGPAYRRLRQRGIFEGATVDQ
- a CDS encoding HVO_2523 family zinc finger protein yields the protein MTDSGGRPCPQCDRSMYRRHCKYVCPAHGVVFDCADTFY
- a CDS encoding adenosylcobalamin-dependent ribonucleoside-diphosphate reductase; protein product: MSQPDLSADEISLPIKRTTGDTLEERLTANAYHNILPARYLRKDADGDLIESQDDLFERVAKNVALAEAVFEARKEDTEITVTPDQLKPDHPRRDELAEEVFGKGTSVDDDAETTLTRYNVNKFAYETIVPELPVEIREHVESVATEYQDMMEHLSFMPNSPTLMNAGDELQQLSACFVDSPEDDIDDIHQTAKEAAQVFQSGGGMGYAFWKLRPYGDAVGSTGGIASGPITFMRTYDQMCETIAQGGARRGAQMGVMRVSHPDVIQFIHAKNKDVSLAETLRLNDPDDFTHNSFEDALEEARELIDEDGKVPEHLRNAVEGHLSNFNISVGITDDFMEALKAGEEFTFTNPRTGEPHVTTEETKELYDMFGLGEYVEVGEELSVPAAELWDHIIQGAHENGEPGVVYLERANEEHSFDVDKNPDHRMLATNPCGEQPLEEYEACNLGHINLSTLVDEDAPDWRVWSAAHADEYDSTDEAVEAFLEGAVDWDAFDHRIEMGTRFLEDVVTMSDFPVPEIEQKVREMRKIGLGIMGLAQLYVQLGVQYGTEPANEIANRLMVHINHESKWASHELAEERGTFDEWEKSKYADPTEYADWFEHHTGLDPAEWEDGFPIRNHNTTTIAPTGTTSMVGNTTGGCEPIYNVAYYKNVSDDVQGDEMLVEFDDYFLRTLEENDLDVEAVKKEAQEQMAANEFDGIDGLTTVPDAIGELFVTTGDLDPKQHASIQCALQDGVDSAISKTVNAPNDSTIEDAKEAFEYIYEHGGKGVTYYRDGTRSKQVLTTRAQNAEFADMDEGEIVARIEEVFDGIEGFLESEEVQAALDESIAEILDVADGDVDEYAQKRSRPDVLHGVTQRIDTGYGKLYVNINEDENGRPFELFANIGNSGGFTASFTEALAKTISTALRSGVDPDEIADELQGIRSPKVAWDKGEQIQSIPDAIGTAMRRYLDDDIERAYPQQQNLTELEDEVEEGEAEVPTESRSTDGGAAAAQETTTGDQQELIDKGESPECPECGSMSLYYSEGCKTCENCGWSEC
- a CDS encoding helix-turn-helix domain-containing protein, whose product is MSIVLELSIPGSDLSFGSLLDIAPEIRIRFDRVVPIGDGLFSYVWVNVPDQATFEGAMQRHSIAESFRFLQRENGECLYRVNWQPKTDPFLRCLGEVDAAVLRARGVANRWYFDLRFDTHDDVNHFQRRCSEQDVSISIERVVHESAGGQTSALLTPCQRQTIALALERGYFDVPRRTTMVELADELGVSDQAVSARIRRAMKRLGQQALSDVAELDTTQSRSTRL
- the trpG gene encoding anthranilate synthase component II, translating into MSATTAEGAQVLFIDNFDSFTYNLVEYTSEHAETEVLRNTASLAEVRSVDPDAIVISPGPGHPKNDRDVGVSADVLREISPEVPTLGVCLGLETAVYAYGGSVGRAPDPIHGKAFPIDHDGDGVFAGLDQGFQGGRYHSLIATDVPDSFEVTATTETDDGTELVMGIRHREYPLEAVQFHPESVLTAVGHDLIRNFLDVVARRQ
- the trpE gene encoding anthranilate synthase component I — protein: MTDAEGISETPREGAAPFDRTRESFADLAAGDRPAVVRVETDLDVDIDPLAAYAALTGRTSDAEGADYTFLLESAEKVASSDPDGAFAPTPDDRHARYSFVGYDPVGVVTVEEETTVEVFDHRYDDLLAPNGGDVLDSLRACLPDAELRGFPEHDRQLLEGGLVGFLAYDAVYDLWLDEVGLDRPDSRFPDAQFVLTTKTLVFDHAEETVSLVATPLLGPGHDAAARYDELAAEADRVGNLLADAADLSTDGFDQRAATAGPQDEYEDAVRSAKESVLDGDIYQGVISRKRELYGDVDPLGLYDALRSINPSPYMYLLDHDELTVVGASPETLVSVDGDRVMVNPIAGTCPRGTSPVEDRRLAGEMLADGKERAEHTMLVDLGRNDVRRVAEPGSVRVEEFMNVLKYSHVQHIESTVTGTLAGESDAFDAVRATFPAGTLSGAPKIRAMEIIDDLERAPRGLYGGGVGYVSWDGDADFAIVIRSATIEADQPVPATADTSGDAATTPSKAADTATADRITVQAGAGIVADSVPAREYEETENKMQGVIDAIETIRAESGEGIV